A portion of the Esox lucius isolate fEsoLuc1 chromosome 20, fEsoLuc1.pri, whole genome shotgun sequence genome contains these proteins:
- the nradd gene encoding tumor necrosis factor receptor superfamily member 16, with the protein MAVLWVCTLFLLLKVALGDACASGQFTQSGECCDLCPPGHGVEVECGKENTKCQHCPDGTFSPTGGLSPCVPCARCPAGVAEISRCSGTRDTHCDCGERLYLRRDGRSPSGSCAACTTCGRGEGVARLCGAHGNTRCQTCGTGTFSEEKNDTTPCQACSQCSDSEVEIRACQPNSDTLCMDKKLHILNRPTGSDGPLAAPRWPVPGPVDKDEEAEDGGPAPGGAGPGATRFTPQGEVGSNNILAYVSVLAAVVLGLLLYVAYKCWMSCKQKKALNKARAAELGTSPEGEKLHSDSGVFLDSHSLQDSQPSKGSKRDSKQDGRLYINLPPHRQEEVECLLQEGGGARGGSWRHLGTALGYELDQIDLFGRGEAPAHTLLSNWAQQEGSTLGLLCSALARIDRSDVAAALTCPTPGMSVV; encoded by the exons AtggctgtgctttgggtctgcACACTTTTTCTTCTCCTAAAG GTTGCCCTGGGAGATGCCTGTGCCAGCGGGCAGTTCACCCAGTCAGGGGAGTGTTGTGATCTGTGTCCTCCGGGCCACGGGGTGGAAGTGGAGTGTGGGAAGGAGAACACCAAGTGCCAGCATTGCCCAGACG gaaCGTTCTCCCCAACGGGCGGCCTCTCACCGTGCGTCCCGTGTGCCCGATGCCCAGCTGGCGTCGCTGAGATCTCCCGCTGCAGCGGCACCAGGGACACTCACTGTGACTGCGGCGAGCGCTTGTACCTGCGCCGCGACGGCAGGAGCCCGTCGGGGTCATGCGCCGCCTGCACCACGTGTGGGCGCGGCGAGGGCGTGGCGAGGCTGTGCGGAGCCCACGGGAACACCCGGTGCCAAACGTGCGGCACGGGAACGTTCTCGGAGGAGAAGAACGACACCACGCCGTGCCAGGCCTGTTCTCAGTGCTCGGACAGCGAGGTGGAGATCAGAGCCTGCCAGCCAAACTCTGACACCCTCTGCATGG ATAAGAAGCTACACATCCTGAATCGTCCCACCGGGTCCGACGGCCCTCTGGCCGCTCCTCGCTGGCCCGTGCCGGGCCCTGTGGACAAAGATGAGGAGGCAGAGGATGGTGGTCCGGCCCCAGGGGGAGCTGGACCTGGTGCCACCAGGTTCACCCCCCAGGGGGAGGTGGGCAGCAACAACATCCTGGCCTACGTGTCAGTCCTGGCCGCTGTGGTGCTGGGCCTGCTGCTCTACGTCGCCTACAAGTG CTGGATGTCGTGTAAGCAGAAGAAAGCGCTGAATAAGGCCCGCGCTGCAGAGCTGGGCACTTCGCCCGAAGGAGAGAAACTCCACAGTGACAGCGGGGTCTTCCTGGATTCACACAGCTTACAGGACAGCCAACCCAGCAAAG GCAGCAAGAGGGACAGTAAGCAGGACGGCCGTCTCTACATCAACCTCCCCCCCCACAGACAGGAAGAGGTTGAGTGTCTGCTTCAGGAGGGGGGCGGGGCCCGCGGAGGTTCCTGGAGGCATCTGGGGACGGCGCTGGGCTACGAGCTGGACCAAATAGACTTGTTTGGACGTGGCGAGGCCCCTGCGCACACTCTGCTCTCCAACTGGGCCCAGCAGGAGGGATCCACCCTGGGACTGCTTTGCTCAGCGCTGGCCCGAATTGACAGGTCCGATGTGGCTGCCGCTCTTACCTGCCCCACCCCGGGGATGTCTGTTGTCTGA